Proteins encoded in a region of the Roseovarius pelagicus genome:
- a CDS encoding RidA family protein, with protein sequence MTRQRISIASVSEPEDGRVGSQCLKVGEQLYISGQIAFSNGELVGAGDPLEQCRQCFRNIEAYVAEAGGTLDDVVSLNIFLNDIRYREAAIVARSEFFSDPGPGATVVGGVDFAFETVLAEISAIAHISKNCSECGGR encoded by the coding sequence ATGACTCGGCAACGTATCTCCATCGCTAGCGTGAGCGAGCCCGAAGATGGGCGTGTAGGCTCTCAATGTCTTAAAGTCGGTGAGCAACTCTATATTTCGGGCCAGATTGCTTTCTCAAACGGTGAGTTGGTAGGCGCGGGCGATCCACTTGAACAGTGCAGACAATGTTTTCGCAACATTGAGGCCTATGTCGCCGAAGCGGGCGGGACACTTGATGACGTTGTTTCACTCAACATTTTCTTGAATGACATTCGCTACCGGGAAGCCGCGATCGTCGCTCGGTCTGAGTTTTTCAGTGATCCCGGGCCCGGTGCGACTGTTGTGGGTGGTGTAGATTTCGCCTTTGAAACGGTCTTGGCCGAAATCAGCGCAATAGCCCACATTTCTAAAAATTGCTCTGAATGTGGCGGGCGCTGA
- a CDS encoding aromatic ring-hydroxylating oxygenase subunit alpha, with product MTIEGNSIWSKATYKDTKGPIDQATTLPPEVYKSQEWYDKEIETIFMKSWLVATREEEIPNPGDYVRLDIIGEPLIILRDQTGTIRALSASCRHRGSELVSGKGNCRLLVCPYHAWSYSLTGELKAAPSMEDAKDFDKSEHSLPSIRAETWAGFVFINFDKDAKPLLESLGGLPKRFESYKMENMKVTQKWENTFKANWKVWVENSREGYHVRTVHRESLDTYYPGAKVKKFLAEGVPSVYEINTSDNENGLYVPRDATLPFVEGLSEQDAACTHFVVHYPHLLLNLPPDRITFHQYFPEGPEWTRIVTWCCFPESTIELENFERDAEEKYYPPMELFIAEDKGICELVQRGIGGRMAERGRFCPTEEKTVHEFASYVVDHVLGDEDKPASADERNISEKMEFQS from the coding sequence ATGACGATAGAAGGTAATTCGATCTGGTCGAAAGCCACATACAAGGACACGAAGGGACCAATCGACCAGGCAACGACGTTGCCGCCCGAAGTGTACAAGTCACAGGAATGGTACGATAAGGAAATTGAAACAATCTTCATGAAGTCATGGCTTGTGGCCACACGTGAAGAAGAGATTCCCAACCCGGGCGATTATGTCCGTCTGGACATTATTGGCGAGCCACTGATCATTCTGCGGGATCAGACCGGAACGATTCGCGCACTATCAGCATCTTGCCGGCATCGAGGTTCCGAACTGGTTTCGGGTAAAGGGAACTGTCGCCTGTTGGTCTGCCCGTATCATGCTTGGAGTTATTCACTGACGGGTGAGTTGAAAGCAGCCCCTTCAATGGAAGATGCCAAAGACTTCGACAAATCGGAACACAGCCTTCCAAGCATTCGTGCCGAAACCTGGGCCGGCTTTGTGTTCATCAATTTTGACAAGGACGCCAAGCCGTTGCTGGAGAGCCTTGGAGGTCTGCCGAAGCGGTTCGAAAGCTACAAGATGGAAAACATGAAGGTGACCCAGAAGTGGGAAAACACCTTCAAGGCCAACTGGAAGGTTTGGGTGGAGAATTCTCGCGAAGGGTATCACGTCCGAACTGTTCATCGCGAATCTTTGGATACCTATTATCCCGGCGCTAAAGTCAAAAAATTCCTCGCGGAGGGTGTGCCGAGCGTTTACGAGATCAACACCAGCGACAATGAAAATGGACTATATGTTCCCCGTGACGCGACTCTTCCATTTGTCGAAGGTCTTTCCGAACAAGACGCAGCGTGCACACATTTCGTAGTGCATTATCCGCATCTTCTGCTGAACCTCCCGCCAGATCGCATTACGTTTCACCAGTATTTTCCAGAAGGGCCAGAATGGACCCGGATCGTGACGTGGTGCTGTTTCCCCGAAAGCACCATCGAACTGGAAAACTTCGAAAGGGACGCGGAGGAGAAATATTACCCGCCAATGGAATTGTTCATCGCAGAAGACAAGGGAATCTGTGAGCTGGTCCAGCGTGGCATCGGCGGCAGAATGGCGGAGCGCGGTAGATTCTGTCCCACCGAAGAAAAAACAGTTCACGAGTTCGCATCCTACGTCGTGGACCATGTTTTGGGCGATGAGGATAAGCCGGCATCTGCGGATGAGCGAAATATCTCTGAGAAAATGGAGTTCCAATCATGA
- the gcvA gene encoding transcriptional regulator GcvA, protein MRKFGVQLNALRAFEAAARLSSFSRAAEELCVSHSTISHHILGLEESLGTKLFERKNRRVFLTTSGEKLFPTLKTSFDEIALALDDARSDVPQKVLNVTVTPSFANKWLVPRLWNFQNQHPDVEIRISSSLKKADFRRDGFHVGIRAGFGNWPKLSSELLMPIHMSPVCSPKLLERREALNCPKELLDFKLLHADVSYGVGIKSEWQEWFSAMGLPHINCSGGLSFQDPGLAIQAAINGLGIAIGYVELAEDDIASGRLVRPFAADVEHPWSYYIVTPVDDAASPQSFSFCEWVRTQVAFAQTHR, encoded by the coding sequence ATGCGAAAATTTGGAGTTCAATTGAATGCATTACGTGCGTTTGAAGCGGCAGCACGATTATCAAGTTTCAGTCGGGCTGCTGAAGAATTATGCGTCTCACACTCAACAATAAGCCATCACATTCTGGGTCTCGAAGAGAGCCTTGGCACAAAGCTATTCGAACGGAAAAACCGACGGGTTTTCTTAACCACCTCCGGAGAAAAATTATTCCCAACGCTCAAGACGTCCTTTGACGAAATAGCGCTGGCACTCGATGATGCGCGGTCGGATGTTCCTCAAAAAGTGTTAAATGTCACGGTCACACCCTCTTTTGCGAACAAATGGCTGGTTCCGCGACTTTGGAATTTTCAAAATCAACATCCGGATGTTGAGATTCGTATTAGCTCATCTCTTAAAAAAGCTGATTTCAGACGAGATGGTTTCCATGTTGGTATTCGCGCAGGTTTCGGGAATTGGCCAAAATTATCCTCTGAACTTCTTATGCCCATCCACATGTCACCAGTGTGCAGCCCAAAATTGCTGGAAAGAAGGGAAGCGCTAAATTGTCCGAAAGAACTGCTCGATTTCAAGCTACTTCATGCGGATGTGAGTTACGGAGTCGGGATCAAATCTGAGTGGCAAGAATGGTTCTCCGCTATGGGGTTGCCTCACATAAATTGCAGTGGTGGACTCTCCTTCCAGGATCCCGGACTGGCTATTCAGGCTGCTATTAATGGACTTGGCATAGCCATCGGATATGTCGAATTGGCTGAAGACGACATTGCATCGGGTCGATTGGTTCGTCCATTCGCAGCAGATGTTGAACACCCATGGTCTTATTATATTGTAACTCCCGTCGATGACGCCGCATCTCCTCAGTCCTTTTCGTTTTGCGAGTGGGTTCGAACGCAGGTTGCATTCGCACAAACCCATAGGTAG
- the tnpA gene encoding IS66-like element accessory protein TnpA: MRGEILGAERRRFWHDDDKLEIVMSVGVDGASVTQVAQRHEIRRQQIYAWRHDLKKKGLWSPDGGALFYPMDIPVQVAVPAPQLPVPDVPPPTAVELRLRDGRCLHFDSTMNPVALTRLIRAVDAA, translated from the coding sequence ATGCGGGGCGAAATTCTTGGGGCTGAACGGCGGCGTTTCTGGCATGACGATGACAAGCTGGAAATTGTCATGTCGGTTGGAGTCGATGGGGCGAGCGTGACCCAGGTGGCGCAGCGCCATGAGATTAGGCGGCAACAGATTTATGCGTGGCGGCATGACCTGAAGAAGAAAGGGCTTTGGTCGCCTGACGGTGGCGCTCTTTTTTATCCAATGGATATCCCGGTTCAGGTTGCGGTTCCTGCGCCGCAGTTGCCTGTCCCGGACGTGCCTCCGCCGACTGCAGTTGAATTGCGTCTGCGAGATGGTCGTTGTTTGCATTTTGACAGTACGATGAATCCGGTCGCGCTGACACGATTGATCCGAGCGGTAGACGCGGCGTGA
- the tnpB gene encoding IS66 family insertion sequence element accessory protein TnpB (TnpB, as the term is used for proteins encoded by IS66 family insertion elements, is considered an accessory protein, since TnpC, encoded by a neighboring gene, is a DDE family transposase.) produces MIGPGTGVRVYLACGVTDMRKGIAGLSTLTQDVLRQKPASGAVFAFRGRRGDRIKLLYWDGQGFCLYYKVLERGRFPWPSSQDGAARLTSAQLAMLWEGIDWRRPDWGVPPARVG; encoded by the coding sequence GTGATTGGTCCGGGAACTGGAGTTCGGGTTTATCTGGCTTGTGGCGTTACGGATATGAGGAAGGGCATCGCGGGCCTTTCCACACTGACGCAGGATGTGCTGCGGCAAAAGCCTGCCAGTGGTGCCGTGTTTGCGTTTCGTGGGCGTCGAGGTGATCGGATCAAGTTGCTGTATTGGGATGGCCAAGGTTTTTGCCTCTATTACAAGGTGCTGGAACGTGGTCGTTTCCCGTGGCCAAGCTCTCAAGACGGGGCTGCGCGGCTGACATCAGCACAGTTGGCAATGCTCTGGGAGGGGATCGACTGGCGGCGTCCGGATTGGGGTGTGCCGCCTGCGCGTGTGGGGTGA
- a CDS encoding cyclase family protein: protein MGEALDWGYPATYNDDVIQLWLGIGSQIDGLSHFGLDGHHYNRNDAREFASITGATAMSVHNIPPLVGRGVLFDMVSFFGGDPLEAGRGISAQDIKDAEQKSGVKIGKGDVVLFHTGWVDSKMTSDPVAFMAGEPGITNDAAEYLARQDVMAVGSDTCGVGVSPAVAGDKLHYEHVILPKENGIYILEGMNTGPLAAEDVVEFMFVLGQPRVEGTVQMIINPVALW from the coding sequence ATGGGGGAAGCCCTGGATTGGGGATATCCGGCAACCTACAATGATGATGTCATTCAATTGTGGCTTGGGATCGGCTCGCAGATTGATGGTCTGTCTCACTTCGGTCTGGATGGACACCACTACAACCGCAACGATGCGCGGGAATTTGCCTCGATCACCGGCGCCACGGCAATGAGTGTTCACAACATTCCGCCGCTCGTCGGGCGTGGAGTTCTGTTTGACATGGTAAGCTTCTTTGGCGGTGACCCGCTTGAGGCAGGTCGGGGAATTTCCGCGCAAGACATCAAGGACGCAGAGCAAAAAAGCGGCGTTAAGATCGGCAAAGGCGATGTGGTTCTGTTCCATACCGGTTGGGTTGACAGCAAGATGACGTCTGACCCCGTAGCCTTTATGGCAGGCGAGCCGGGAATTACCAATGACGCTGCGGAGTATTTGGCAAGGCAGGACGTCATGGCGGTTGGTTCGGATACCTGCGGGGTTGGCGTTTCACCTGCCGTCGCAGGCGACAAATTGCATTACGAACACGTGATTTTGCCCAAGGAAAACGGAATATATATTCTTGAAGGCATGAATACAGGCCCCCTCGCAGCTGAGGATGTCGTGGAGTTCATGTTTGTCCTCGGCCAGCCACGAGTGGAGGGAACAGTGCAAATGATCATTAACCCAGTGGCACTTTGGTGA